The following coding sequences are from one Salvia hispanica cultivar TCC Black 2014 chromosome 3, UniMelb_Shisp_WGS_1.0, whole genome shotgun sequence window:
- the LOC125212539 gene encoding S-type anion channel SLAH3-like: MSAKEDCRHHTLPPLIKAIAANEVDGFDEPKPSVFMIEAANMNTGDRSISISMPPSPLGEAKGAKFHSQPMPKPSAVHPVYDKRFNSFKTWSGKLERQISNLRGVHLETEPSPPQECFENVPVHRYFDALEGPELDTLRASEEIILPEDKQWPFLLRFPISTFGICLGLGSQAIMWKSLSSSPATAFLDITPHINLTIWLITAALTLGIAIIYALKLIFYFEAVHREYCHPVRVNFFFAPWITLLFLALGVPPSIAQTLPAHLWYILMTPILCLELKIYGQWMSGGQRRLSKVANPTNHLSVVGNFVGAFLGASMGLTEGPIFFFAVGMAHYMVLFVTLYQRLPTNQTLPKELHPVFFLFVAAPSVASLAWAKIQGSFDSGSRIAYFIALFLYASLAVRVNFFRGFKFSMAWWAYTFPMTAAALAAIKYSGAVTCRATQIKAVMLCLVATVAVAALLVNTVVHAVVHGDLFPNDMAIAISKRRPRRRWYHKRSGSSDSNIEKYLKFIEDGKDVEASLHSSSSTTSQD, from the exons ATGTCTGCGAAGGAAGATTGCCGTCACCACACACTACCACCGTTGATCAAAGCCATCGCTGCAAATGAAGTGGACGGTTTTGATGAACCCAAACCATCAGTTTTC ATGATCGAAGCAGCAAACATGAATACTGGAGATCGTTCGATCTCCATCAGTATGCCGCCTTCTCCACTAGGTGAGGCCAAAGGGGCTAAATTTCATTCTCAGCCGATGCCCAAACCTTCGGCAGTGCATCCGGTTTATGACAAAAGATTTAACTCTTTCAAGACATGGTCTGGCAAACTCGAAAGACAAATCTCAAATCTACGTGGCGTTCACCTAGAAACCGAGCCATCGCCACCACAAGAGTGCTTTGAAAATGTTCCCGTACACAGATATTTCGACGCTTTGGAGGGCCCAGAATTGGACACTTTACGG GCCTCCGAGGAAATCATTCTACCAGAAGACAAGCAATGGCCATTCCTCCTCCGCTTCCCCATCTCCACCTTCGGTATCTGCCTCGGCCTCGGGAGCCAAGCCATAATGTGGAAGAGCCTCTCGTCCTCCCCCGCCACCGCCTTCCTCGACATCACACCTCACATCAACCTAACAATATGGCTCATCACCGCAGCCCTAACCCTCGGCATCGCCATCATCTACGCCCTAAAACTCATCTTCTACTTCGAGGCCGTCCACCGCGAGTACTGCCACCCGGTCCGTGTCAACTTCTTCTTCGCACCGTGGATCACCCTCCTCTTCTTAGCCCTCGGAGTTCCGCCCTCAATTGCCCAAACGCTTCCCGCGCATTTGTGGTACATCCTCATGACCCCGATCTTGTGCCTCGAGCTCAAGATCTACGGCCAGTGGATGTCCGGCGGCCAGAGGCGGCTGTCCAAGGTGGCCAACCCGACCAACCATCTCTCCGTCGTCGGGAACTTCGTCGGGGCTTTTCTTGGAGCGTCGATGGGGCTCACCGAAGGGCCTATTTTCTTCTTCGCGGTCGGAATGGCGCATTACATGGTGCTGTTTGTGACGCTTTACCAGCGGCTTCCGACGAATCAGACGCTCCCGAAAGAGCTACACCCTGttttcttcctcttcgtcGCCGCCCCCAGCGTCGCCTCCTTAGCTTGGGCTAAGATTCAGGGCTCTTTCGACTCTGGCTCGCGCATAGCCTACTTCATTGCCTTGTTCCTCTATGCTTCGCTG GCGGTTCGAGTGAACTTTTTCCGAGGGTTCAAATTCTCGATGGCGTGGTGGGCCTACACGTTTCCGATGACGGCGGCGGCGCTAGCGGCGATCAAGTACTCGGGCGCGGTGACGTGCAGAGCGACGCAGATCAAGGCGGTGATGCTCTGTCTGGTGGCgacggtggcggtggcggcgtTGCTTGTGAACACGGTGGTGCACGCGGTAGTGCACGGGGACCTCTTCCCGAACGACATGGCGATCGCGATCAGCAAGAGGCGGCCGAGGCGGCGATGGTACCACAAGAGATCGGGCAGCTCCGACAGCAACATCGAGAAGTACCTTAAGTTTATCGAAGATGGGAAAGATGTTGAGGCGTCTCTTCATTCTTCTAGCTCAACTACTAGCCAAGATTGA